The sequence below is a genomic window from Candidatus Nezhaarchaeota archaeon.
AAACATACTCCCTGAATACGACGAATACCTCTCCCTATCAATCAGGGAGTGGCTAACCTCCAGAGACCCCACATCGATAGATTTAGAGCTCATTAAGAAGAGGGTGGGCTTCATTAAGTCTGAGGTATCGTTCCTAAAGGAGCACGTGCTCTCTAAGAGCCCATTAGAGGTCAGCGGCTCACCAATACTTAAGAGGCTGCTTGAGAGAAGCTACCACTTAGTCGTAGAGGCGTTCGTAGACATATGTAGGCACATAGCGTCGGTGAAAGGTTGGAGGCCATCCTTCACAGCGAGAGAATTTATTGAAAGTTGTGGAAGCCACGGCGTCATAAATGGAGAGCTAAGCAGCAGGCTCATAGAAGCCCTCAAGCTCAGGAACATAATAATTCACCGATACATGGAGATAGACTACGATAGACTGTACGCTGAGGCAAGGAGCCTAGTAAGATTAGCAGAGGACTTTGAGAAACAGCTCATAGCATTCCTCAAGAAAGAGGCACAGCAGCCGTGAAACGCCCCGCGCACAAGTCTACCTTTAAAGGCCGCGCACGCTAGACGGCCACCGAGGCCCTAGAGCACAGAGACAGGGGGGTAGGCAGAGGTCAGCCATAAGCGCACCGAGCCGGGCCCACCGGAGAAACCAGAGGCCCCCAGCCCGCTCGCTGAGCTCAACGCGGACGAGGAGCCACTAGAAGAGACGTGCAGAAGACCACTAGCTAGGCTTAAAGGGTGCTAGCAATACGAGCCTACTAGAACCCATAGCCCTAGTCCTAGCCCTCATACACTTCGGGGCCCCCTTGGCCTACTACTGGTACGCTCGAAGCAGATGGCTCCCAAGGCCATGGGACATAAAGCTAGATAGCTCCTACAGGCCGAGGGTCTCCATCATCATCCCGACGCATAGGGAAGCCAAGCTGATCGAGGCTAGGCTAGACAACGTCTATGGACAAGATTACCCGAAGGACCTCGTGGAGGTCATAGTTATAGATTCCGGAAGCGACGACGGAACGCCCGAGCTCGTCGAGAAGTGGGCTGGACGGCACAGCGGCCTAGTGTTGAAGCTTATTAGGGAGGAGGCCCGTAAAGGTAAGGCTCAAGCATTAAACCACGCGTTAAAGTACACTAGCGGCGAGGCCGTGGTGATAGCTGATGCCGATGCCCTTTGGCCTAGCGATGCCTTAACCAAGGTGGTAAGGTGGCTTTCCGACCCCTCGGTTGGAGCTGTTTCATGTTTAAAGAGGCCCTTGGGATCAGGTGCCACCAGGGTCGAAGAGAGCTATAGGCAGCACTACAATGTTTTGAGGGTGGCTGAAAGCAAAGCCTACTCCACGCCTATCTTTCATGGGGAGCTATCAGCCCTCAGGGCGAGC
It includes:
- a CDS encoding glycosyltransferase yields the protein MAYYWYARSRWLPRPWDIKLDSSYRPRVSIIIPTHREAKLIEARLDNVYGQDYPKDLVEVIVIDSGSDDGTPELVEKWAGRHSGLVLKLIREEARKGKAQALNHALKYTSGEAVVIADADALWPSDALTKVVRWLSDPSVGAVSCLKRPLGSGATRVEESYRQHYNVLRVAESKAYSTPIFHGELSALRASLLKEVGGFPTDVGADDSHVSTKIALRGFRAIIPDDLWVEEKVPRESYSSWRIRRAQHLIQHFSKMLRARGGPRKFKRILLIESYLHLANPWILAAATVLLVASAVAYNSLVSWTTLASGLLLLALKPYRTWITTQLYLIAGAIRNLYSREIVWTKQSK
- a CDS encoding DUF86 domain-containing protein, which encodes MLSYFYLDQRALEKLREFFASQPEVVFAAVLGSLASRGFSFHDVDVAVKLMCEDKYAHLSRILDSVAKLFGSDLGSIDLVDLDRADVGLKKRVITEGLVLVDKGYVKEVVEELSNILPEYDEYLSLSIREWLTSRDPTSIDLELIKKRVGFIKSEVSFLKEHVLSKSPLEVSGSPILKRLLERSYHLVVEAFVDICRHIASVKGWRPSFTAREFIESCGSHGVINGELSSRLIEALKLRNIIIHRYMEIDYDRLYAEARSLVRLAEDFEKQLIAFLKKEAQQP